A region from the Chionomys nivalis chromosome 22, mChiNiv1.1, whole genome shotgun sequence genome encodes:
- the Dph7 gene encoding diphthine methyltransferase isoform X1, producing MAGSWSGMLQTLQAVDTELTADSVEWCPVEGCQHLMACGTYQLRTPEDQPALDVNEPQVRLGRLYLYSFNEDNTTKPLVEVHRRDSSAILDMKWCHIPVSGHILLGLANASGSVELLRLTEYEKNSYTLQPISSLTLEERALSLSLDWSTGKPGRTRDQPLKIISSDSKGQLHLLMVNEGAAELQLVASWPAHHFEAWIAAFNYWHTELVYSGGDDCLLRGWDTRILGTPVFTSKRHSMGVCSIQSNPHQEHILATGSYDEHVLLWDTRNIKQPLADVPVQGGVWRLKWHPVYHHLLLAACMYNGFKILNCQKAIEEKQDVTVSISQEMPNSLVYGADWSWRLCHSTKPASTCSFDQNEMGTRAADRSSLKVAEEPPVPFHEQVVDHHMGGPANTPSRAESEASLLPVTEDMKSSSQLHSSSKMCDLNLFSGGGNFDNSLLATCSFYNHVLHLWKWRTTQA from the exons ATGGCGGGCAGCTGGTCAGGCATGCTGCAGACTCTGCAGGCAGTGGACACTGAACTTACTGCGGACTCGGTGGAGTGGTGCCCAGTAGAGGGTTGCCAGCACCTGATGGCCTGCGGAACCTACCAGCTGCGAACGCCCGAGGACCAG CCTGCCCTGGATGTCAACGAGCCTCAAGTTCGTTTAGGTCGTCTTTACCTGTACAGTTTCAATGAGGACAACACGACTAAACCTCTGGTTGAGGTCCATAGAAGGGATTCTTCTGCCATCCTGGACATGAAATG GTGCCATATCCCAGTGTCTGGCCACATACTTTTAGGCTTGGCAAATGCGAGTGGATCTGTAGAGCTGCTCCGCCTGACAGAATATGAG AAGAACAGCTACACCTTACAACCAATATCCAGCCTTACCCTGGAGGAGAGAGCTCTGTCCTTGTCCCTAGATTGGTCAACTGGGAAACCTGGAAG GACCAGAGACCAGCCCTTGAAGATCATTAGCAGTGATTCTAAGGGACAGCTGCATCTCCTGATGGTTAATGAGGGAGCGGCTGAACTGCAGCTCGTGGCTTCATGGCCGGCCCATCACTTTGAGGCCTGGATTGCTGCTTTCAATTACTGGCACACAGAACTCGTGTATTCAG GGGGAGATGACTGCCTTCTGAGAGGCTGGGACACCAGGATTCTTGGCACACCTGTCTTCACTAGCAAAAG ACACTCCATGGGCGTGTGCAGCATCCAGAGCAACCCCCATCAGGAACATATACTGGCTACTGGAAG TTATGATGAGCATGTTCTGCTTTGGGACACTCGGAACATAAAGCAGCCGTTGGCAGATGTGCCAGTGCAAGGAGGCGTATGGAGGCTCAAGTGGCACCCAGTCTACCACCACCTACTCCTGGCGGCTTGCATGTACAATGGCTTCAAGATTCTCAACTGCCAGAAGGCCATTG AGGAGAAGCAGGACGTGACTGTCTCAATATCCCAGGAAATGCCTAACTCATTAGTGTATGGGGCTGACTGGTCCTGGCGTCTTTGCCATTCCACGAAACCCGCATCTACCTGCTCCTTTGATCAGAATGAGATGGGAACCAGAGCTGCAGACCGCTCCAGTCTGAAGGTTGCCGAGGAGCCACCAGTGCCTTTCCATGAACAAGTAGTGGACCACCACATGGGTGGTCCTGCTAACACTCCCAGTAGAGCTGAATCGGaggcttctctccttccagtaaCAGAGGACATGAAAAGCAGCAGCCAATTACACTCCTCTTCCAAGATGTGTGATCTCAACCTCTTCTCTGGTGGAGGGAATTTTGACAATAGCCTCCTGGCCACCTGCTCCTTTTACAACCACGTTCTCCACCTCTGGAAGTGGAGGACAACGCAAGCTTGA
- the Dph7 gene encoding diphthine methyltransferase isoform X2 has protein sequence MVNEGAAELQLVASWPAHHFEAWIAAFNYWHTELVYSGGDDCLLRGWDTRILGTPVFTSKRHSMGVCSIQSNPHQEHILATGSYDEHVLLWDTRNIKQPLADVPVQGGVWRLKWHPVYHHLLLAACMYNGFKILNCQKAIEEKQDVTVSISQEMPNSLVYGADWSWRLCHSTKPASTCSFDQNEMGTRAADRSSLKVAEEPPVPFHEQVVDHHMGGPANTPSRAESEASLLPVTEDMKSSSQLHSSSKMCDLNLFSGGGNFDNSLLATCSFYNHVLHLWKWRTTQA, from the exons ATGGTTAATGAGGGAGCGGCTGAACTGCAGCTCGTGGCTTCATGGCCGGCCCATCACTTTGAGGCCTGGATTGCTGCTTTCAATTACTGGCACACAGAACTCGTGTATTCAG GGGGAGATGACTGCCTTCTGAGAGGCTGGGACACCAGGATTCTTGGCACACCTGTCTTCACTAGCAAAAG ACACTCCATGGGCGTGTGCAGCATCCAGAGCAACCCCCATCAGGAACATATACTGGCTACTGGAAG TTATGATGAGCATGTTCTGCTTTGGGACACTCGGAACATAAAGCAGCCGTTGGCAGATGTGCCAGTGCAAGGAGGCGTATGGAGGCTCAAGTGGCACCCAGTCTACCACCACCTACTCCTGGCGGCTTGCATGTACAATGGCTTCAAGATTCTCAACTGCCAGAAGGCCATTG AGGAGAAGCAGGACGTGACTGTCTCAATATCCCAGGAAATGCCTAACTCATTAGTGTATGGGGCTGACTGGTCCTGGCGTCTTTGCCATTCCACGAAACCCGCATCTACCTGCTCCTTTGATCAGAATGAGATGGGAACCAGAGCTGCAGACCGCTCCAGTCTGAAGGTTGCCGAGGAGCCACCAGTGCCTTTCCATGAACAAGTAGTGGACCACCACATGGGTGGTCCTGCTAACACTCCCAGTAGAGCTGAATCGGaggcttctctccttccagtaaCAGAGGACATGAAAAGCAGCAGCCAATTACACTCCTCTTCCAAGATGTGTGATCTCAACCTCTTCTCTGGTGGAGGGAATTTTGACAATAGCCTCCTGGCCACCTGCTCCTTTTACAACCACGTTCTCCACCTCTGGAAGTGGAGGACAACGCAAGCTTGA
- the Mrpl41 gene encoding 39S ribosomal protein L41, mitochondrial, which produces MGFLTAVTQGLVRGADRMSKWTSKRGPRTFNKGRGAKRTGIYASNGKFVQIKEMVPEFVVPDLTGFKLKPYVNYRAPAGVDTPLTAKALFLETAAPAIEKDFKEGTFDANNLEKYGFEPTQEGKLFQLYPKNFPR; this is translated from the coding sequence ATGGGTTTCCTGACCGCGGTGACTCAAGGCCTGGTGCGGGGAGCGGACAGGATGAGCAAGTGGACAAGCAAGCGGGGACCACGCACCTTCAACAAGGGCCGAGGTGCTAAGAGAACGGGCATCTATGCCTCAAATGGGAAGTTTGTGCAGATAAAGGAAATGGTTCCAGAATTTGTTGTCCCGGACTTGACCGGCTTCAAGCTCAAGCCCTATGTTAATTACCGAGCTCCTGCGGGCGTAGATACACCCCTGACCGCCAAAGCGCTTTTCCTGGAAACGGCGGCACCTGCTATTGAAAAAGACTTTAAAGAAGGGACTTTTGATGCTAACAACTTGGAGAAATATGGCTTTGAGCCCACACAGGAAGGCAAGCTGTTCCAGTTGTATCCTAAGAATTTCCCACGCTAG